In Novosphingobium kaempferiae, the DNA window GCGCCGGGGCCGGAGGTGACGAGCACGACACCGGGCTTGCCGGTCGAACGTGCATACCCCTCGGCGGCATGAGCCGCACCGGCTTCGTGCCGGACGAGGATGTGGCGAAGTCGTTCGTCACCGAAGAGAGCGTCATAGATCGGAAGCACGGCGCCGCCGGGATAGCCGAATACGAATTCGACCCCCTGTCGGACCAGGCTTTCAACCAGGATGCTCGCGCCGCTGCGCTCTTCACTCACAACACATTCCTTCACAAATCCGTCTGGACAGGAGCGCCGGCAGTTCCGGCTGGCCCCTAATGAATCCGACCCGGCACGTCGGTCTGGGCGTACCGGGTCGTCTCCTCTCCTTCCTGCATAACTTCCATCAGCAGGTAGGATGGGCCTCTAAGGATGCGGATATGTCAGGTCAACCCAGAAAACGCAATAAAATATCACTCAGTGTCGTTTCGTTGTAATTTTGAAATTTAACACGAGGCCATTGTTCCGGAGGCTGATGCCTTAGCCAAGTGAACTGGCGCTTGGCGTAGTTTCGCGTAGCCTGAGCACCTCGCGAGACCGCAGATTCCAGCGACCACTCTCCATGGATCGCGCCAGCCAGTTCGGGCACGCCGATGGCGCGCATTACGGCCAGCGTAGGGTCAAGGTTTCGTGCGAGGAGCATTTCGACTTCAGCGACGGCTCCGCGTTCGATCATGCGATCGAAGCGCAGATCGCAGCGCGCATAAAGCGTTTGCCGTTCAGGCAGCAGAACGACGGGATGGAGTCGCACCGTGTCGACGATCCCCCCGCTGGTCTGCGCCTGCCAGTGCGCAAGTCCATAACCGGTGGAGCGCACGACTTCGAGCGCACGCGCCACGCGGGTGGTATCGGCGGGAGCAAGGCGCGCGGCACGTTCGGGGTCTTCGATGCTCAACGCAGCATAGGCCTCGGCTACGGGTAAGGCGCGCACGGCCTCTCGTATCTGCGGATCAATTGATGGGATCGGCGCGATGCCATCGAGCAGAGTGCGGATGTAAAGACCGGTTCCGCCGACGAGGATCGGGACAGCGCCATCGGCATGCAGTTCGGTGATCGTCGCCGATGCGACGCGGGCCCAGTCCGCAGCGGAGCAGCTTTGCGCACCATCCCATGCGCCAAACAGGCGATGCTCGATGCCGCCCATTTCCTCACTGGTCGGGCGTGCGCTCAGGATGGTGAGATCGGCGTAGACCTGCGAACTGTCGGCGTTCACGATGACCGCACGACGGCCCCGGCGTTCAAGTTCCTGCGCCAGCCTGACGGCACAATCGCTCTTGCCGCTGGCGGTCGGCCCTGCGATGAGCGCCAGCGGCGGCCGATCTCCGGCTTCGATATCGTATGGCGCATCAAGGGAATTCGCAGTGCTCATTGCCCGGCTGATAGCAGAACCGGATCATCTTTCGACCAGCCTTGAAGCGGCGAAAGCACAGATGGCCGAAGGCGGCGTGCGGATCGCGGATGCCGCGATGCTCGATTTCTGCGGGCAGACCATGCAGATCGACTCGCCTGACGATGATGCGCAGGTGCTGCGTACCGCGCTGGATCTGCATTTCGGCAAGACCGATGGGCTTGTCACCGCCGACGAACCAGTGGTGCCCAAGGTGTTCATTTCCGACATGGACTCGACCATGATCGGGCAGGAATGCATCGATGAACTGGGCGACTTCGCGGGACTCAAGGAGCGCATCGCCGAGATCACCGAACGCGCGATGCAGGGCGAACTCGATTTCGAGCAGGCCCTGCGCGAGCGGGTCGGCTTGCTTGCAGGCCTGTCGACGAGCGCTATCGACGAATGCCTCGCTACTCGCATCACACCGATGCCGGGTGCGAAGGTGTTGGTCGAGACGCTCAAGAAACTGGGGTGCCGCACGGTACTGGTGACCGGCGGTTTTCACCATTTTGCCGATCCGGTGGCAGCGATGCTCGGGTTCGAGCATGTAGTAGGCAACCGCCTGGAAGTGGCGGATGCCAAGCTGACCGGAGGCCTCGTCGGCGGGATCGTCGATTCGTCAGTAAAGAAGGCGACTTTGCTGGCCGAATTGGAAGCTGCGGGCGAGGGCGTCACCAGCTTGGCGACTGGTGATGGGGCCAACGACATTCCGATGCTGGAGGCAGCTACTTACGGCATCGCTTATCACGCCAAGCCCAAGGCGCGTGCCTCCGCGAATGGCTGGATCGACCGGGGTGATTTGACCAGCGTGCTGCGCCTGTTGGGTATCCCTGAAAAGGACTGGGTGCGCTGAAGCGCTTGCGGGTGGGCGCCTTATGCGGCGCCCACTTCCAGAACTTCGATTGCATCTTCGCGACCGTTGAAATCGACGAAGTCACCCGCCTGCGCACCGAGCAGCGCGCGGGCGAGCGGGGAGATGAACGCCAGCCGGTCATGTGCCGGATCGGCCTCGTCATGGCCGACGATCACGATTTCTCGGGTCTTTCCTCCCAGTACGAAGCGTACCCGATTGCCGAACCGGATAGTGTCGCCCACCGGCTCTGGCTGGACCTGCGCCGTATCGAGGCGTGACCGCCAGTAGCGCAAGTCGCGATTGGCAGACGCGAGAGCGGTTTCCTCGACCAGTGCCCCAACGCGCACTTCCAGTTCCGCGATCCGCTCGACGATCAATTCGCGACCTCGAGTGGTGACGAGGTTAGGGCCGGGTGGAATCGGCACCTCGAACTTGGGCTCCAAATGCTCCTCGTCTCCGTC includes these proteins:
- a CDS encoding GreA/GreB family elongation factor; the protein is MSVAFRRDGDEEHLEPKFEVPIPPGPNLVTTRGRELIVERIAELEVRVGALVEETALASANRDLRYWRSRLDTAQVQPEPVGDTIRFGNRVRFVLGGKTREIVIVGHDEADPAHDRLAFISPLARALLGAQAGDFVDFNGREDAIEVLEVGAA
- the serB gene encoding phosphoserine phosphatase SerB; this encodes MLIARLIAEPDHLSTSLEAAKAQMAEGGVRIADAAMLDFCGQTMQIDSPDDDAQVLRTALDLHFGKTDGLVTADEPVVPKVFISDMDSTMIGQECIDELGDFAGLKERIAEITERAMQGELDFEQALRERVGLLAGLSTSAIDECLATRITPMPGAKVLVETLKKLGCRTVLVTGGFHHFADPVAAMLGFEHVVGNRLEVADAKLTGGLVGGIVDSSVKKATLLAELEAAGEGVTSLATGDGANDIPMLEAATYGIAYHAKPKARASANGWIDRGDLTSVLRLLGIPEKDWVR
- the miaA gene encoding tRNA (adenosine(37)-N6)-dimethylallyltransferase MiaA is translated as MSTANSLDAPYDIEAGDRPPLALIAGPTASGKSDCAVRLAQELERRGRRAVIVNADSSQVYADLTILSARPTSEEMGGIEHRLFGAWDGAQSCSAADWARVASATITELHADGAVPILVGGTGLYIRTLLDGIAPIPSIDPQIREAVRALPVAEAYAALSIEDPERAARLAPADTTRVARALEVVRSTGYGLAHWQAQTSGGIVDTVRLHPVVLLPERQTLYARCDLRFDRMIERGAVAEVEMLLARNLDPTLAVMRAIGVPELAGAIHGEWSLESAVSRGAQATRNYAKRQFTWLRHQPPEQWPRVKFQNYNETTLSDILLRFLG